In Eleutherodactylus coqui strain aEleCoq1 chromosome 11, aEleCoq1.hap1, whole genome shotgun sequence, a single window of DNA contains:
- the LOC136582851 gene encoding transmembrane protein 272-like, which produces MAGNKVCCKPDLYTIGVCLAVAVLCITGISFIIVGTFYLGECALEKHIPVYVLVQGVLFFLIGCTLVMLLSSDKLILFFLFFCTLSIFWFCWLITGSIWVFRHYLSYHGQCHNVLYLFAFWTLIVQYIGLGIAFLASVIYCCFFCIMLWACLAVNG; this is translated from the exons ttggTGTGTGCCTTGCAGTTGCTGTATTGTGCATAACTGGGATTTCTTTCATAATTGTTG GAACATTCTACTTGGGTGAGTGTGCGCTGGAAAAACACATCCCTGTCTACGTGCTGGTGCAAGGAGTACTTTTCTTCTTAATTGGATGCACACTTGTGATGCTACTTTCAAGTGACAAGTtaatcttgttttttttgttcttctgcACGCTGTCCATCTTCTGGTTCTGTTGGCTGATAACGG GAAGTATCTGGGTTTTCCGTCACTACCTCTCGTACCATGGACAGTGCCATAATGTTTTGTACCTCTTTGCATTTTGGACCCTCATCGTACAGTACATTGGgttaggtattgcatttttggcatcAGTCATTTACTGCTGCTTTTTTTGTATCATGTTGTGGGCCTGTTTGGCTGTCAATGGTTAA